Proteins encoded by one window of Sphingomonas ginkgonis:
- a CDS encoding SDR family oxidoreductase yields MKTSGNTILITGGGSGIGRALARRFHDRGDRVIVAGRRREALEETAAGRDGIAVMTLDVGQSGAVDRFARALLAEHPEVNVLINNAGIMPLEKVGSKRDLKDVERVVETNLLGPIRLIDALVDHLAGRPDSAIVNVTSGLAYVPLIAAPTYSATKAAIHSYTVALRQALKERVEVIELVPPGVQTGLTPGQEQRPGYMPLDEFADEVMSLFGRQPTPGEILVERVKFQRDAEAEGRFDRTLIEMNQRAEAARAAQPEPVG; encoded by the coding sequence ATGAAGACCAGTGGCAACACGATCCTGATCACCGGCGGCGGATCGGGGATCGGGCGGGCGCTCGCCCGGCGCTTCCACGACCGTGGCGACCGGGTGATCGTCGCCGGGCGCCGGCGCGAGGCGCTGGAGGAGACCGCCGCCGGGCGCGACGGGATCGCCGTCATGACGCTGGACGTGGGCCAGTCCGGTGCAGTCGACAGGTTCGCGCGCGCGCTTCTTGCGGAACATCCGGAGGTCAACGTGCTGATCAACAATGCCGGGATCATGCCGCTGGAGAAGGTCGGGTCGAAGCGCGATCTCAAGGATGTCGAGCGGGTGGTCGAGACCAACCTCCTCGGCCCGATCCGGCTAATCGACGCTTTGGTCGACCATCTCGCCGGGCGGCCGGACTCCGCGATCGTCAACGTGACCTCGGGGCTTGCCTATGTCCCGCTGATCGCCGCGCCGACCTACTCGGCGACCAAGGCGGCGATCCACAGCTATACGGTCGCGCTCCGCCAGGCGCTCAAGGAAAGGGTCGAGGTGATCGAGCTGGTGCCACCGGGCGTGCAGACGGGCCTCACTCCCGGGCAGGAGCAGCGGCCCGGTTACATGCCGCTCGACGAGTTCGCCGACGAAGTGATGAGCTTGTTCGGTCGGCAGCCGACCCCCGGCGAGATCCTGGTCGAGCGGGTCAAGTTCCAGCGCGATGCGGAGGCGGAGGGACGGTTCGACCGGACCCTGATCGAGATGAACCAGCGCGCCGAGGCGGCCCGGGCGGCGCAGCCCGAGCCGGTTGGTTGA
- a CDS encoding 1,9-bis(guanidino)-5-aza-nonane synthase, producing the protein MNTESKINDTRKAELLSSTVEHIDITSFDARPIVDAMGKMSFTSRDLARATGIYNQMLEDPDCSIILVIAGSTSAGGCMDLYAELVRSNMVDAIVATGASIVDMDFFEALGHKHYQALEIPDDDTLRSLYIDRIYDTYIDEEQLQDCDFTIGRLADSLEPKPYSSRAFIREMGKWLSEGNGKKENSLVKLAYEHDVPIFCPAFVDSSAGFGLVKHQVDRMKQGKPYLVLDAIADFRELTDIKIKAGTTGLLMIGGGVPKNFTQDTVVCAEILGHDDVEVHKYAVQITVADVRDGACSSSTLQEAASWGKVSTALEQMVFAEATSVLPLLASAAYHKGAWKNRAKRAFAKLFND; encoded by the coding sequence ATGAACACCGAGTCCAAGATCAACGACACCCGCAAGGCGGAGCTCCTGTCGTCGACCGTCGAGCATATCGACATCACCAGCTTCGACGCGCGCCCGATCGTCGACGCGATGGGGAAGATGAGCTTCACCAGCCGCGACCTCGCCCGCGCCACCGGCATCTACAACCAGATGCTGGAGGACCCCGACTGCTCGATAATTCTGGTCATCGCCGGCTCGACCTCGGCCGGCGGCTGCATGGACCTCTATGCCGAGCTGGTCCGCTCCAACATGGTCGACGCGATCGTCGCCACCGGCGCATCAATCGTCGACATGGATTTCTTCGAGGCGCTCGGCCACAAGCATTACCAGGCGCTCGAGATCCCGGACGACGACACGCTGCGCTCCCTCTACATCGACCGGATCTACGACACGTACATCGACGAGGAGCAGCTTCAGGACTGCGACTTCACCATCGGCCGCCTCGCCGACAGCCTGGAGCCCAAGCCCTATTCGTCGCGCGCGTTCATCCGCGAGATGGGCAAGTGGCTGAGCGAGGGCAACGGCAAGAAGGAGAACAGCCTCGTCAAGCTCGCCTACGAGCATGACGTGCCGATCTTCTGCCCGGCCTTCGTCGACAGCTCGGCCGGCTTCGGCCTCGTCAAGCACCAGGTCGACCGGATGAAGCAGGGCAAGCCCTATCTCGTCCTCGACGCCATCGCCGACTTCCGCGAGCTGACCGACATCAAGATCAAGGCGGGCACCACGGGGCTGCTGATGATCGGCGGCGGCGTCCCCAAGAACTTCACGCAGGACACGGTCGTCTGCGCCGAGATCCTCGGCCATGACGACGTCGAGGTGCACAAGTACGCCGTGCAGATCACCGTCGCCGACGTGCGCGACGGCGCGTGCTCTTCCTCGACCCTCCAGGAGGCGGCGAGCTGGGGCAAGGTCTCGACCGCGCTCGAGCAAATGGTGTTCGCCGAGGCCACCTCGGTCCTCCCGCTGCTCGCCTCGGCTGCCTACCACAAGGGCGCCTGGAAGAACCGCGCCAAGCGCGCCTTCGCCAAGCTGTTCAACGACTAG